A part of Aegilops tauschii subsp. strangulata cultivar AL8/78 chromosome 2, Aet v6.0, whole genome shotgun sequence genomic DNA contains:
- the LOC141041130 gene encoding uncharacterized protein, with translation MKKTKSFEWNDQADEAFRDLKRMLSTARVLAAPSDKEPLLLYIAPTSRAVSTVLVVERPEKAKIQAIERQVYYLSEKLKQYFQEHVITVVSTAPIGEIIGCRDASGRVAKWALQLAGHTILYEPRTTIKSQALADFLVDWTETQYLPPTPDSTHWRMHFDGSKMRLGLGVGILDLATVAPDPTVAIPDPGAAQLGSGAANPDPTPVAVYAVVTAPSWALPISEFLENGVLPMDETEARQVQRWASAYNIINNELVMRSSTGVIQRCVEQEQGVDILLDIHQGECGGSMTHLLVVVDKFTKGIEARPIKKLDGPTAVRFINDIAVRYGMPKSIITDNGTNFAKGALEQYCSVSGIRLDLASVAHPQSNGQVERANGLILSGIKPRLVEPLIRSPGSWLDELPGVLWSLRTTPNRSTGFTPFFLIYGAEAIIPTDVEFDTPRVVMYTEAEAREAREDGVDLL, from the exons ATGAAGAAGACGAAGTCGTTCGAATGGAACGACCAGGCAGACGAGGCCTTCCGGgacctcaagcgcatgctctccactGCACGAGTCCTGGCCGCGCCGTCCGACAAGGAGCCGCTGTTGCTCTACATAGCCCCGACCTCACGGGCGGTCAGCACGGTGctggtggtcgagcgaccagagaaggCCAAGATCCAAGCCATCGAGCGCCAggtctactacctgagcgag aagctgaagcagtaCTTCCAAGAGCACGTCATCACTGTGGTCAGCACGGCTCCGATCGGAGAAATCATCGGGTGCCGGGATGCCTCTGGCCGGGTCGCCAAATGGGCGCTCCAGCTGgccggccacaccatcctctacgagccccgcaccACGATCAAGTCTCAGGCCCTGGCCGatttcctcgtcgactggaccgagacccagtacctaccgccgacCCCCGACTCGACGCACTGGCGCATGCatttcgacgggtccaagatgcgactCGGCCTAGGGGTCGGCATT CTCGACCTGGCCACCGTCGCCCCAGACCCGACCGTCGCCATCCCCGACCCGGGGGCTGCTCAACTTGGCTCGGGGGCTGCCAACCCGGATCCCACCCCGGTGGCCGTCTACGCCGTGGTAACGGCTCCGTCTTGGGCCCTGCCAATATCAGAATTCCTGGAGAACGGGGTTCTTCCCATGGATGAGACCGAGGCCCGGCAAGTGCAGCGCTGGGCGTCCGCCTAcaacatcatcaacaacgagctcgtcaTGCGCAGCTCCACCGGTGTcatccagcgctgcgtcgagcaggAGCAGGGCGTCGACATCCTCCTCGACATACACCAGGGCGAATGCGG AGGCAGCATGACGCATCTACTAGTGgtggtggacaagttcaccaagggGATCGAAGCACGGCCAATCAAGAAACTGGACGGGCCAACAGCCGTCCGGTTCATCAACGACATCGCAGTTCGCTACGGCATGCCGAAGAGCATCATCACGgacaacggcaccaacttcgccaagggcgcGCTCGAGCAATACTGCTCCGTCTCCGGCATCCGCCTCGATCTGGCCTCCGTTGCACACCCGCAGTCCAACGGGCAGGTCGAGCGGGCCAACGGACTCATcctgtccggcatcaagccgcgACTCGTCGAGCCACTCATCCGCTCACCCGGCAGCTGGCTCGACGAGTTGCCGGGCGTTCTCTGGAGTCTCCGAACCACGCCGAATCGGTCCACcgggttcaccccgttcttcctcatCTATGGAGCCGAAGCCATCATTCCGACTGACGTCGAGTTCGACACGCCGCGTGTCGTGATGTACACCGAAGCCGAAGCCAGAGAAGCCCGCGAAGATGGCGTCGACCTACTCTAA